The proteins below come from a single Gimesia alba genomic window:
- a CDS encoding DUF1501 domain-containing protein: MDPIFEYERNITRRTLLGRSARGIGGAALASLLYPELFNQSANAEAIPEGVQQIAPKAKRIIYLFQSGGPSHVDLFDYKPILRKLHGSDLPDSVKGTQRVTGMTARQKSYPVVAPFWEMKQCGEHQTWISERLPHTQTIADDITIIKSLNTEAINHDPAITFINTGTQQIGHASLGSWLSYGLGSENENLPAYMVMLSQGTGKNPGQPLFDRLWGSGFLPPSHQGVKLRPGSSPVLYLSNPAGIDRKQRRKLLDDLATLNRGQAEEIGDPEIQARINSYEMAYRMQTSVPELMDLSSETQKTFEMYGPESRKPGSFAANCLLARRMTERGVRFVQLFHRGWDQHVSLKAQLPNQCLDVDQPSAALIKDLKQRGLLDETLVIWGGEFGRTVYSQGAIGSPSAGRDHHGRCFSIWMAGGGIKRGFEYGKTDDFCYNIVENPVHIRDMNATILHCMGIDHRRLTYKYRGLDARLTGVEEAHVMHDILG; encoded by the coding sequence ATGGACCCAATATTTGAATACGAACGCAATATAACACGGCGCACGCTGCTCGGACGCTCGGCACGTGGCATCGGCGGGGCAGCTCTGGCGAGCTTGCTTTACCCGGAACTGTTCAATCAGAGTGCGAATGCGGAAGCGATTCCCGAAGGCGTACAGCAAATTGCACCCAAGGCGAAACGGATTATCTACCTGTTTCAGTCGGGCGGACCTTCGCACGTCGACCTGTTCGACTACAAGCCGATTCTGCGCAAACTGCACGGTTCGGATCTGCCCGATTCCGTAAAGGGGACACAAAGGGTGACGGGGATGACGGCCCGCCAGAAATCGTATCCGGTTGTGGCACCCTTCTGGGAAATGAAGCAGTGCGGCGAACATCAGACCTGGATCAGCGAGCGGCTGCCGCATACGCAGACCATCGCCGATGATATTACGATTATCAAATCGCTTAATACCGAAGCGATCAACCACGATCCCGCGATTACCTTCATCAATACGGGCACCCAGCAGATCGGCCATGCGAGCCTTGGCTCCTGGCTGAGTTACGGGTTGGGAAGCGAAAACGAAAACCTGCCCGCGTATATGGTGATGCTATCACAGGGAACGGGAAAAAATCCGGGACAGCCTCTGTTTGATCGCCTCTGGGGTTCCGGCTTTCTGCCACCCAGTCATCAGGGCGTCAAACTGCGTCCCGGTTCCAGCCCGGTGTTGTATCTGTCGAATCCGGCGGGTATCGATCGAAAACAGCGTCGCAAATTATTAGACGATTTAGCCACTCTGAACCGGGGTCAGGCTGAAGAAATCGGCGATCCTGAAATTCAGGCTCGCATCAATTCGTATGAGATGGCGTACCGAATGCAGACCTCGGTCCCCGAACTGATGGACCTCTCCAGTGAGACGCAGAAAACATTTGAAATGTACGGACCCGAATCCCGCAAGCCGGGCAGCTTTGCTGCCAATTGTCTGCTGGCCCGCCGGATGACCGAGCGCGGCGTCCGGTTCGTGCAACTCTTCCACCGTGGCTGGGACCAGCATGTCTCGCTCAAAGCACAACTGCCGAACCAGTGTCTCGACGTCGATCAACCCTCAGCCGCGCTGATCAAAGATCTGAAACAACGTGGTCTGTTGGATGAAACGCTGGTGATCTGGGGCGGCGAATTCGGTCGCACCGTTTACAGTCAGGGCGCCATTGGCAGCCCGAGTGCGGGCCGCGATCATCATGGCCGTTGTTTCTCGATCTGGATGGCGGGCGGTGGCATCAAACGGGGTTTCGAATACGGCAAGACCGACGATTTCTGCTACAACATCGTCGAAAATCCGGTCCACATCCGCGACATGAACGCCACCATCCTGCACTGCATGGGCATCGACCATCGTCGCCTGACCTACAAATACCGCGGCCTCGACGCCCGCCTCACCGGCGTCGAAGAAGCCCACGTCATGCACGACATTTTGGGGTGA